The nucleotide window ATGGGTGAGAACCTGGCCCCGCTGATCCAGGCGGGGGTCCCGCTGGGCGAGACTGCCATCGGTCTCGGGCTGATGGTCGGGGCGCTCGTCCGGCTGGCGGCCTTCTTCGGGGTCTTCTTCATGACCCTGTTCTGGGTCGGCAACGCCGGCTTCGGCCACGGCCTGGTGAACGCCGATCTGATGGGGCTGCTCCTGTTCGTCACGACGATCGTGTTCGCGGCCGGCCGGCACTACGGTCTGGACGCGATCCTGGAGCGGACGGCGTTCGTCCAGCGACGACCGCGTCTGAGGTACCTGCTCGGCTAGGAGGTGACAGATCATGACACAGTACGACACCGTCGACCGAATC belongs to Halobaculum sp. MBLA0143 and includes:
- a CDS encoding DoxX family membrane protein; translated protein: MSTQSATRLSGTFEFTSGGELQSYWIAFLRLVTGWWFFHAGVTKLIEDGLAFSYGPMYLRGMTGTALGPIPVWMGENLAPLIQAGVPLGETAIGLGLMVGALVRLAAFFGVFFMTLFWVGNAGFGHGLVNADLMGLLLFVTTIVFAAGRHYGLDAILERTAFVQRRPRLRYLLG